In a genomic window of Dyadobacter fermentans DSM 18053:
- a CDS encoding T9SS type A sorting domain-containing protein, with protein sequence MYFERPLLSSIQPRLLNILLFLSLLLCRPDSLLAQRELILNTTGYGFDRTAPNGINPEQWQYILRFANLKYNGKDASPTAIRLHVQWEHYEPTPGNYQRTKMAQAVKAILDLNPNMKVALHFSYLRPGYWNDSFLATADIAQISTGSLMQDAIAHTYPSVYSEYATGRFLAFVDDALAQVQNYSSRILYVAMGNNGSEEFYMPNKTINWMNYAGMYEAKALQAWRSKFLPLRFPGQSHATWGRNSYPIANAPQPSDGNYNSEIGRDLHRFAGWGLLKLFKGFYSTVKNRSSSIKVLHFISDFGSVQGNNWHLHSSTLLLALELSDGIYHTDGTNQWDLWKKIMGIDVLKGTYPNKIAGVEFDPIDLAQPDGGSGINGGIPYEWFPRAYKHGAEYVHIAMHYNDIEMHQLAPTLALCREQYVTPSYQPPARAEAVNVNIFPNVFTGNFLFSTWHQIGGENFGQTDLHPKSIRMTDDGYWENVWETENYLPCTFDINVNTSNGKPVVGTSVTLSVNCSGPECNSASYVWSGEGVYNRTGNAITFTAPDTPGDFTYTAKSTRSGCMPKTNSLVLPVTRSLPVKLISFTATKVEKRALLGWSTSEEVNSEKFEIERSADGKKWTTIGALSAAGDVLNTVTKYTFNDENPMPGENLYRLKMIDRDQTFAYSRMASLHFESALAVTVYPNPASEKVTISAKDWANVKSVKIFNQAGNVVYSSDKPQPDINIQSLASGAYVIGVLRGDGAQENVKFVKGAGK encoded by the coding sequence ATGTACTTCGAACGCCCGCTGCTTTCATCCATTCAACCACGTCTACTAAACATTCTGCTCTTTCTTTCGCTGCTATTGTGCAGGCCGGATTCACTGCTGGCTCAGCGCGAACTGATCCTGAACACCACCGGCTACGGCTTCGACAGGACGGCCCCGAACGGTATCAATCCGGAGCAATGGCAGTACATCCTCCGGTTTGCAAACCTGAAATACAACGGAAAAGATGCCAGCCCTACGGCGATCCGGCTGCACGTGCAATGGGAGCATTATGAGCCCACGCCCGGCAATTACCAGCGGACGAAGATGGCACAGGCCGTGAAAGCCATCCTGGACCTGAACCCGAACATGAAAGTGGCGCTGCATTTCTCGTACCTGCGTCCCGGCTACTGGAACGACAGCTTCCTGGCTACGGCCGACATTGCACAGATTTCCACCGGCTCACTTATGCAGGATGCGATTGCGCATACATACCCTTCCGTTTACTCCGAATATGCCACCGGGCGTTTCCTGGCGTTCGTAGACGACGCCCTGGCACAGGTGCAGAATTACTCTTCCCGGATTTTGTATGTGGCAATGGGCAACAACGGTTCCGAAGAGTTTTATATGCCTAACAAGACTATCAATTGGATGAATTACGCCGGAATGTATGAGGCTAAGGCCTTGCAGGCATGGCGCTCGAAATTCCTGCCATTACGGTTTCCCGGCCAAAGCCACGCTACCTGGGGCCGTAACTCCTACCCCATCGCCAATGCACCGCAGCCTAGCGATGGCAACTATAACTCGGAAATAGGCCGCGATCTGCACCGCTTTGCCGGATGGGGCTTGCTGAAACTATTTAAGGGCTTTTACAGCACCGTCAAAAATCGAAGCTCGTCCATTAAAGTACTCCATTTTATATCCGATTTCGGCTCCGTGCAGGGGAACAACTGGCATTTGCACAGCAGTACATTGCTGCTTGCCCTGGAATTGTCGGACGGCATTTACCACACCGACGGTACCAACCAATGGGACCTTTGGAAGAAAATCATGGGAATAGACGTGCTCAAAGGCACTTATCCCAACAAAATAGCCGGCGTAGAATTCGACCCGATCGACCTTGCGCAGCCCGACGGCGGTTCAGGGATCAATGGCGGCATTCCCTACGAGTGGTTCCCGAGGGCCTACAAGCATGGCGCCGAATATGTGCACATTGCCATGCATTATAACGATATCGAAATGCACCAGCTCGCGCCCACGCTGGCGTTGTGCCGCGAGCAATATGTGACGCCCTCATACCAGCCGCCGGCACGTGCGGAGGCCGTGAATGTCAACATTTTCCCCAACGTATTTACAGGCAACTTCCTGTTTTCAACCTGGCACCAGATCGGCGGCGAGAACTTCGGGCAAACCGACTTGCACCCGAAATCGATCCGGATGACCGACGACGGCTACTGGGAAAATGTGTGGGAAACAGAGAATTATTTACCCTGCACATTTGATATCAACGTGAACACATCGAATGGCAAGCCGGTTGTGGGCACGTCGGTAACGCTGAGCGTCAACTGCTCGGGCCCGGAATGTAACTCCGCGAGCTATGTGTGGAGCGGCGAAGGTGTGTACAACAGGACGGGCAATGCAATCACATTCACCGCGCCCGACACACCTGGCGATTTCACATATACCGCCAAATCGACGCGCAGCGGTTGTATGCCGAAAACCAACTCGCTCGTATTGCCCGTCACGCGCTCATTGCCTGTAAAACTGATCAGCTTCACTGCCACCAAAGTAGAAAAACGCGCATTGTTGGGCTGGTCGACGTCGGAAGAGGTCAATAGCGAAAAATTCGAGATCGAGCGGAGTGCAGACGGCAAAAAATGGACGACCATCGGAGCACTTTCTGCCGCCGGAGATGTGCTCAATACCGTCACGAAATACACTTTCAACGACGAAAACCCAATGCCCGGCGAAAATCTGTACCGCCTCAAAATGATCGACCGCGACCAGACATTTGCATACAGCCGCATGGCAAGCCTTCACTTCGAATCAGCACTGGCGGTGACCGTTTACCCTAATCCGGCAAGTGAGAAAGTGACCATTTCGGCGAAGGATTGGGCAAATGTGAAGT
- the ettA gene encoding energy-dependent translational throttle protein EttA, translating into MSNETIIFSMSGVNKIIPPNRHIIKNIYLSFFYGAKIGVLGLNGSGKSTLLRVIAGIDKDIQGEVVFSPGYSVGMLEQEPKLDPNKTVREVVEEGVQEIVNLLKEFDEINEAFGAEDADFDKLLERQGEVQEKLDASDAWNLDNRLEIAMDALRCPPSDTLISTLSGGEKRRVALCRLLLRQPDVLLLDEPTNHLDAESVLWLEEHLRQYKGTVIAVTHDRYFLDNVAGWILELDRGEGIPWKGNYTSWLEQKQERLKKEEKTESKRQKTLQRELEWVRLAPKARQAKSKARLGAYEKLLSEEAREKEEKLEIFIPSGPRLGNKVIEAHNVSMGFGDRLLYENLSFALPPNGIVGIIGPNGAGKTTLFKLITGQLKPLTGHFEVGETVQLAYVDQEHDNLDANKTVYQSVSDGNDWIMLGGKQANARAYVSRFNFGGGDQEKKVGTLSGGERNRVHLAMTLKEGGNLLLLDEPTNDLDVNTLRALEEGLENFAGCAVIISHDRWFLDRVATHILAFEGDSQVYWFEGNFSEYEENRRKRLGTDATPTRIKYKKLA; encoded by the coding sequence ATGAGTAACGAAACCATTATTTTCTCAATGTCGGGGGTTAACAAAATCATTCCCCCCAACAGACATATTATTAAAAACATTTATTTATCCTTTTTCTACGGTGCCAAAATCGGCGTACTGGGTCTGAACGGATCAGGTAAGTCGACACTCCTGCGCGTGATCGCCGGCATCGATAAAGACATTCAGGGTGAGGTGGTTTTCTCGCCCGGCTATTCGGTCGGGATGCTCGAACAGGAACCTAAACTCGATCCCAATAAGACAGTCCGCGAAGTTGTAGAAGAAGGTGTACAAGAAATCGTAAACCTATTGAAAGAATTCGACGAAATCAATGAAGCGTTCGGCGCCGAGGATGCAGATTTCGATAAATTATTGGAAAGACAAGGCGAAGTGCAGGAAAAACTCGACGCTTCGGACGCCTGGAATCTCGACAACCGGCTCGAAATCGCGATGGACGCGCTGCGCTGCCCGCCTTCGGATACATTGATCTCGACACTTTCCGGTGGAGAGAAACGCCGGGTCGCGTTGTGCCGCCTCCTGCTGCGCCAGCCCGACGTACTTTTGCTCGATGAGCCTACCAACCACCTCGACGCCGAGTCGGTACTGTGGCTCGAAGAGCATTTGAGACAATATAAAGGAACGGTGATCGCCGTAACGCACGACCGCTATTTCCTCGACAATGTAGCCGGCTGGATTCTCGAACTCGACCGCGGCGAGGGCATTCCGTGGAAAGGCAACTACACTTCGTGGCTCGAACAGAAGCAGGAGCGTTTGAAAAAAGAAGAAAAAACCGAGTCGAAACGCCAGAAAACGTTGCAGCGCGAGCTTGAATGGGTTCGTTTAGCGCCAAAGGCACGTCAGGCGAAATCCAAGGCGAGGTTGGGTGCTTACGAGAAATTGCTCAGCGAGGAAGCGCGCGAAAAGGAGGAAAAACTGGAAATCTTCATTCCTTCAGGCCCACGCCTCGGGAACAAGGTCATTGAAGCGCACAATGTGTCGATGGGCTTCGGCGACCGGCTGCTTTACGAAAACCTCAGCTTCGCATTGCCGCCGAACGGCATTGTAGGCATTATCGGGCCAAACGGTGCGGGTAAAACCACCTTATTTAAACTCATTACTGGCCAGCTCAAACCGCTGACGGGCCATTTCGAAGTAGGTGAGACCGTGCAACTCGCCTATGTAGACCAGGAGCATGACAACCTCGACGCGAACAAAACCGTGTACCAAAGCGTATCCGACGGCAACGACTGGATCATGCTCGGGGGCAAGCAGGCAAACGCGCGTGCATATGTGAGCCGGTTCAACTTCGGCGGCGGCGACCAGGAGAAGAAGGTAGGCACGCTGTCGGGCGGGGAGCGCAACCGCGTGCACCTGGCCATGACGTTGAAAGAAGGCGGCAACCTGCTCCTGCTTGATGAGCCGACCAACGATTTGGACGTAAACACGCTCCGTGCATTGGAAGAGGGTCTTGAAAACTTCGCAGGCTGTGCGGTGATCATCTCCCACGACCGCTGGTTCCTCGACCGCGTCGCGACGCACATTCTCGCATTCGAAGGCGATTCACAGGTTTACTGGTTCGAAGGTAACTTCTCGGAATATGAAGAGAACCGCCGCAAACGCCTGGGCACCGACGCAACTCCGACGCGGATTAAATATAAAAAGCTCGCGTAG
- a CDS encoding DUF349 domain-containing protein, which produces MENATLNDEYGYVKDSKVFLKGYLDFPDRQIGEVKRTEQEAIDYFKNRFNIVLNKVEQLEQEIDEALNKGSYLTKLIQLQRKLKGFDALGDFVPLLKRLEEKEEYLKGLIEVNQLKNLEIKRALIEDVKVAAAVTDYATATDQIQEIKAKWIRTGPVDKEYQEEIETTFQQILDDFFQRRRDYFDEQNKLNQKRIEEYERLIKITKTLSYAKDLDEAYQKARDVRNAWNNVGEVPPKRFFKVNKAYRHFLKLFYDKYNAAKGIEPKVRVDPRVLEQQKLLAQAETLLKSPDIIEASQEAKALLSKWKEIKIPFKLADKELAERFRMVCDKIFELSYLARVISRKYPAFDLKSPEEQLRTKYRELEWLTKREKSDLEFAQLEFDRTATGDPELDKQAAGRINIQKRKVQMKERILIEFERKLKAITG; this is translated from the coding sequence ATGGAAAATGCCACATTGAATGATGAATACGGCTACGTTAAGGACAGCAAAGTATTTTTAAAGGGGTATCTGGATTTCCCCGACCGGCAAATTGGAGAAGTAAAAAGGACTGAACAGGAAGCGATTGACTATTTCAAGAATCGTTTTAACATTGTCCTGAACAAAGTAGAACAGCTGGAACAAGAAATAGATGAAGCACTTAACAAAGGCTCTTATCTTACCAAGCTGATCCAGTTGCAACGCAAGCTGAAAGGTTTTGACGCTTTGGGTGATTTCGTCCCACTTTTGAAAAGGCTGGAAGAAAAAGAAGAGTATCTCAAAGGCCTTATCGAAGTTAACCAGCTCAAAAACCTGGAAATTAAACGTGCGTTGATCGAGGATGTGAAAGTTGCCGCGGCTGTTACGGATTATGCCACAGCAACGGACCAGATACAGGAGATCAAAGCGAAATGGATCCGCACCGGGCCGGTGGACAAAGAATATCAGGAAGAAATTGAAACGACATTTCAACAAATCCTGGACGATTTCTTCCAGCGCCGCCGCGACTATTTCGACGAGCAGAACAAACTCAACCAGAAACGTATCGAGGAATACGAACGCCTGATCAAGATCACGAAAACGCTGAGCTATGCGAAGGATCTTGACGAAGCTTATCAAAAAGCGAGGGACGTTCGCAATGCCTGGAACAACGTTGGAGAAGTTCCTCCTAAGCGCTTTTTCAAAGTCAATAAAGCGTATCGCCACTTCCTGAAATTATTCTATGACAAATACAATGCGGCCAAGGGCATCGAGCCGAAGGTGCGTGTAGACCCGCGTGTCCTCGAACAGCAGAAATTGCTGGCACAGGCTGAAACATTGCTGAAATCGCCGGATATTATCGAAGCGTCGCAGGAAGCAAAAGCATTGCTGAGCAAATGGAAGGAAATCAAAATACCTTTCAAACTGGCCGATAAGGAGCTCGCAGAGCGGTTCCGGATGGTGTGCGATAAGATTTTCGAACTCAGCTACCTGGCGCGCGTGATCAGCCGCAAGTACCCTGCATTCGACCTGAAAAGCCCGGAAGAGCAGCTTCGCACCAAATACCGCGAACTCGAATGGCTTACCAAGCGTGAAAAAAGCGACCTCGAATTCGCACAGCTGGAATTTGACCGCACCGCTACCGGCGATCCCGAACTGGACAAGCAAGCCGCAGGCCGCATCAACATCCAGAAGCGCAAGGTTCAGATGAAAGAACGCATTCTCATCGAATTCGAAAGAAAACTAAAAGCTATTACGGGCTGA